The Lynx canadensis isolate LIC74 chromosome A2, mLynCan4.pri.v2, whole genome shotgun sequence DNA segment TTGCCATTACCGTGAGGACATAAATCCAGGTCTTTGCAATCCCAGGGCCCGCGCTCATCACCCTGTGTTATAGGCATTGCTGAATTGTGGTTAGGGGACTAAATATTCCGCTTTCCTCCCTGCCTATCACTGATGGTTTATAGGTGAGGCCATGAGATAAGGGGTGAGGGAAAGGAATTCATAGTAAGTGAGCACTCATCAAATCTAAATCCTGTAAGCTTTACAAACATGTATTATCTCTGGTACTTCTCAACAGAAATCCTATGTGCGAGGACTAAGAGTCTCCATTGCATACAGTGTAAATAATGTCCCCCAGATTTGTGCAGTGTGCAACCTGTGCTGTTGCACATGGTGGTACATAAAGTAACagcttaataaatggtagcttCCGAGGAAATAGAGGCTCAGCGCagttgcccagggtcacacagctagtaaatgtcCAAGCTGAGTTCGGATCTCATTGCCTTGTCAGGGGATGGTGGTGACAGTGCAAGGCCACCATGATGAAGTGCCTGATGTTGATGTGGGTAATATAAGCCCTGACGCAGACCAGAGAAGGATGATACTATATGGGAGTGGGAAGGTtcatggaaggcttcctggaggatgTGGAATTTGAATGAGCCTTAAGCTCTATTGAAATGTACATAGGCAAAGAGGAAAGGTCGTGGCAACATAGGTGAGGGCAAGGGAGGGCTTAAGGTGTGTTTGGAGAGCAGATGGATAGGACTGAaagatgggggggagagggggaggggcatggaaTTTGGAGAATACCTTCTAGCTGGTGGGAACCACAGAACGTTTTGTAAGACAGGAGTAGTATTGAGAAGGATTTGAGATGACCTTAGGAAGAAGCGCTGGGGAGTGGGGCGAGAGAAGGAGCAAACATGGGGTGCATTCTGAGCAGGTGCAGCCGTGGGTAACAGGCTCCATCCCAGTAGGTATCCCTGGGAAACCGTGTAGGGCATGTGCCTCCAAAATCCCACCCAGGGGGCATATTTATACATCTCTGTCGCAGCAGCCATTGGTCGAGGGCTGCTCCCAGGAGAACTAATTCTCCAGGGTTTTCAGTCTGATGCCTCCAGGAGGAGTTGCAGAAGCTTATAAGGGAATTGGCTGTTATTTACTGAAGCTGTTGTTCCTGAAACAGCAGAGACGGCTTCTTCTGTGCAATCTCCATCTTTTTTATTGCTACGACTTGGAGACTCACGTTCCGGGGAGAGAACATCTGGTTGGCCAACCttgattattttccttctcttgtgGGGGTGAGGCACACTTCTGCTAAAGGAATATTGGGGTGCGGTTCCTGAACACGGGTGGAATGGTTGTCAGATggtaaaaacagcaaaaatctACCAGAAGCCTGAAGGAAAGAGGCaatgccttctctccctcctagtccttcctcccttcatttaagaaataattacgGAATGCCTCATCCAtgccaggctttgcactgagtgcTGGGTATTTGGAGACAAACAAAAGCTCAAGGTCCAGATTCTCATACAGCTCATAGTCTGGAAAGGGGGAGAAGGACAATTTTCAAGGAAACAAACACCACCATGATTTATGATACCGAGAGatgctataaaaaagaaaagcattatgCTCTGCTAGAAAAATGATGGGTAGGGAGGGTCCCAAGCAGCTTTTCAGAGGAGATGACAttagagctgagatttgaacgaCCAGGTGTGCCAGTAAAGAGGTCTGAACAGAAGGGAAGAGGTTGCAAAGGTTACGGGCTGAGGGCGAGCTCTACTCTGGATACCGCGTGAACACTTCAGGAACGTTTGCCCAGGAGGAAGGTCTGACAGCAGACGTGGGCCAAAGAAAACTGAACTGTCACCCACCCCGTCATGAGAGCATCTCAGGGTCGGCTGCCTAAAATATCCTCCATTAGTGGATTTGTTGGGGCCTGAGTAACTGTAGGGTCAAGAACTAAACAGTCACCGATTCCTGTTTCTCTTGGTAGCTGTTGGCTGAACACAGAGACAGGGTTCGTCTGGAGCTTCCTGGGACCAGTCTGCGCCATCATCCTGGTAAGCAAATTGCTTGGTGCAGGGTGTTCGGGAGCAGAAACAAGGAAACCCGAGGAACCAAGAAGTGCCAGTGACTGTTGCCTATAGCTGAGGTCAAACATTCTCCCTTCTGATCCCTGGTTCTTGAGATTTCCAACTTAGAGTGAAATTTCTttgacttgtgatttttttttctttcctctgccaaCATGCAAATCCCCTGGAGGGGAACACAATCTTATCTGTCTGTTGTGTTTCAGTAAGAATGGGTCTATTGATGTCTTCTGGGGATAGATGTTgaatgagagaaaaggaaggaaggaatggagagaaattggtggggggggtggtggtgaggaaaaCAGTGGGATGGAAGAAAGGGAAGCCTAgagatttttttcagcttttttcagctttattgaggtataactgacaaataaaaattgtgtatcACAAACAGTATCCACAGTATcacaactgggtggcttagaacaacagaatTTGGCatcctccaggaagacttccaTGAACGTTCCCACtccagttttggaggctggaagtgtaAAATCAATGGGTTGGCAGGGCTATGTCCCCTCTGGAAGCCCAGGAGAAGGATCTGTTccagtcttattttctttatttttaatttgtgtgagacagggggcagggggagaggcgaaggggtggggggagagagagagagagagggtgagagagaattccaagcaggctccacactcaacatagagcctgatgggggctcagtcccacgaccctgggatcacgacctcagcctaaatcaagagtcagtagctcaaccaactgagccacccaggtgcccctccattccAGTCTTCTAACCAAGAGACTGGTAGACTCAGGAGTCCCTTGGCTTATCGATGTTTGGCTTTCTCTGTGCATATCTGCCTCTGTGTCCAAATCTGCCTGTTTTATAAGGTTATGTGGGATTAGGGTCTGCTCTAATGAGCTTATTTTAATTTGATCACCTCTggtaaagaccctatctccaaataagatcacattctgagctCCTGGGGATTAGGTCTTCAACGGTTCAACCCAAACAAGGCACTGATCTTGATTCTAACTTCCCATTTGCCTCCATATGGGATGTAAACCAGGGGAGATCACCCAAATGAGAACAAGTAAAGGCTCCCTATTGCTATAGTAAGGGAGTTGGCCACCATCACTTGCAGTGAGTAGAGACtcagaagcagggagaggagcgGGGAGGctttttcaggggaaaaaaagaggcttCCGGTGTGCCTGGTTGGAGGCTGGAGGCCTTGGGACTCTATAGGCAGGCTAACTCAAAGCAGGACGTCCTATGCGAATGCTTAGGGGGAGCATATTGGCTTTTTCCTTTGGGTCCTGTGTTGGAAATGAGGGCAGAAGTTAGGGAGGCTGTGAGCCCACAATCAACAGCTGGTTTAGGGTTGATTGCCATAGGGCTTATTACTTGGCTTCCTGGAGTGATTGTTTTTGACGGGTGGTCTGGCCATTGCCCATTTGTACACACCCAACATCTCAGTCCTTTCTGCTTGACTCTGTAGATCAATTCCATCCTCCTGACTTGCACGTTGTGTATCCTGAGGCAGAAGCTTTCCAGTGTCAATGCTGAAGTCTCCACGCTCAAAGACACCAGGTAcagtccttccttcccctcctctctctcagtcTCCTTCATTCTTCCCACAGACATTCCCTGAGTACCTTTTGTGTGCTTAGTCCTGTGCCCAGGACAGAACAGCACGGTTTCTAGATCTGGGGTCTCAGACACCAGGTCTGCCACTTataagctgtgtggccttaggcaagttatACAACCTCTCTGaaactgtttcctcatctgtatactGGGGATATTAACATTGCCCACTTAATGTGGCTTATGAACCATTAATACAGTTACTAGGAAGGGTGAGTATTTCATATATTGTAACCattaatacattttctaattcatttactGCACAtaactatatgtgtatatttacaaaaatagaagcaTACTATCTACTCAATTTTTAGGGCCACTTTTCTCTTAATgtcatgaatattttttctatttagaaaTTCTTTGACAACATCTTTCTCATTTTTCGTAAAGCATTTCAATGTAATAATGCAGCACAACTTATTTAAATCATGCCTTATTCATGGACATTCaagttgttactgttttttttttttgaggggggaagggagggctaTTATAAACAGTGTGGTCTCAAATACCCTTGTAGATAGATCTTTTTCCACATCTGTGGTTATTTGATCATAACAGTAGGCATGAAATTGCCCGAGTTAAAGGGCAGGTTGGATTGTCATACTTTTAGTATATATTGCAAGTTGTTTTCTAGaaaatttgtttccatttgcaggTGCTTGCTTACCTACAGCTTAGCCAACACTGgggtttatcatttttgttgtgGTGTTTTGCTGATATAATAGTGAAATATACTATCCTATTATTTTAGTTCTGTCTATATTACAGATGTGGGACATTTTCATAATCTTATAGACTATTTGTGTTTGTAACTTCATCACTCTACTAATCTTCACTTTAAGAACCTACCAAAGTCAGACATTGTCTAGGTTTTATTGTCAGGAACCATATAGATGTCCTTTGCTTGTTTTCCTATCGGTGTCCAGTCCCTCATCCatcttaaaatttgaatatttaaatatttttaaattttaaattttaaatatttaaaagttgatacagaaacttgaaaacaaaGTTAATACATGCAATGGTAAGAAAAATTAATCAGTACAAAAGAGAATACATGGGAAATAATTCTCTCTTCCCAGATCTCTCCCACCCTAAGCAGCCATTATCACTTGAATTGAGCTTCCTTCTAGAATATTCTATACTTACACATCCACATTCTGATTACATAAATGATAGGATATTATACATATCATTCtgaactttttttcccctacataaTAGGTAGCTGATTTCATCTCAATACTTGTggttaaaaactaacaaaaatggtTTTTTGCCAGACACTGCTGTAAGCATCCTTAGAGacttatcatctcatttaatctgtaGAACAATTAATACCACCCTGTAGGCATTGTATTATTATCTCTATACCaacttgaagaaactgaggcacaaatcCACAGGTGTTCAGAGCCTGTACCCTTACCCCCTATAGTATATGGTCACTctcatctcatttaaaaaatgattttataatttgcttttagtctctatagatttgcctagtCTGGATATTTCCTACAAATGGAAGCATATACTCTGTGTCCTTTTacgtctgacttctttcactgagcataatgtcatCAAGTTTCGTCCACATTGTAGCAGGTTATCAGCCGTCATTCCTTCTTATGgctaatattgtactgtatggaTGGACCATGttttgctttatccattcatcaatagatgaaccTTTGGGTTGCTTTAGTTGGGGGAAGAGTGGGGTGGGGAACGAATGCTTCATAGGTGTAGGTTTCTTTTCGGGGCGATAAAACTGTCTTAGAACTGGGCGGTGATGATGTTTGTACAGCATTGTGAATGTGCCGAATCCCACCGAATCGCAcactttaaatggttaaaatagtgcattttatgttatgtgagtTTTTCTCCAAGAAAATGTCATCGTTTTTCATACTTATGGCGTCACCATTCCCCAGCTCTTGGACCTGCGGGTCCTCCAAGCATTCGATCGCTCTAAAcaatattgcattatatatacACCGCACATCTTTGTGCATTGTGTATCTGTAGGCCAGCTGCCTTTTAAATACCAATAGGATTCGATTTCCCTGCCTCTGGGCTTGCAGACTCGACCCCACGTTTCTTCCCCCCCAGGTGGCTGGTGATATGGTGGCAGCCTGGTCCATGAGGACAACAGCCACTTCCAGGAACCTTATCCTCTGCAAATCTCTCCCCCCAGGTTACTGACGTTCAAGGCATTTGCCCAGCTCTTCATCCTGGGGTGCTCCTGGGTGTTGGGCATTTTCCAGATTGGATCCATGGCCAGTATCATGGCCTACCTGTTCACCATCATCAACAGCCTGCAGGGGACCTTTATCTTCATCATTCACTGTCTGCTCAACCGCCAGGTACAGCACTGCCCTTCCTGAGCCTGTCCTTCTGGGGAACACACCTGTGTCAGCCACGTGCCTGCATCTAGGAATAACTCATCTCCTTGTGACCTGTCTCTTCCTCCAGGTGCGGGAAGAATACAGGAAGTGCATTACCAGGAAGACGAAACGTAGCCCTGAGTCCCAGACCTCAGGGATGTTactgtcctctgtcccctccacctcTAAATCGGTGAGAGACAGTGTGCTTTATGCAGCTTCCGTTCGAATGGAATTGCCACTTCTTAGCAATACCAGTGCTGTGCACGGAGAACCTGCTGTGAGCTGTGTGTCCACGTATATTTGCACATTCGATAAAGTGTGGGTTCAAGAGTTGGGGTCCAGGAGCCAGGCagcctgggctcaaatcccagctttgccccATGGTAGCTGTGTGAactaaagaagataaaatgactTATATAGATATAAGATGAGAATACATTAAGGATTTTATTCTACTCATTAATCAGTGAGGAAGTGAGGCAGATGTTAAACTGGctcaaaagaaaattcacagaacatacatacatatgatgtaatgtatattatgtattatgtaataGGTatcatatatatctcatatattgtatacattatagatagtatacattatatatatatatttatgtaatacatatatgtatatattgtaatatatgtgtgtatataatatatataaataagatttACATAAAACAGACATAGGTCTGTTCCTTGCATTCTTTTTTGAGCCAGTTATAACATCTTGttgataattttatatataatcacatatataaatagaattatacacaTAATTATAGTTATATAACTATACagttatatacaatataaaatttcatattatatgtatgaaagtgaattatttaaatgtatggATTATATGACTTACACTACACATATTTAATTTCAGAAACATTGCAAATGAATGTGCAAATGGAAGCAAGACTGATTTTTACACATAATTCTGTATGATTTTGCATTGCTATCATTGATTTAAAATCTACAGGGTTGTAAAATTGCACTTTACACAATAGCTCCCCTATCCCccattacaattttttatttttttcactgatttATTCCAAGAACAAGTAACTAAGATTCAGTGGCttaattaaataggaaaaaaactctttttttttttttttttttttttgcaagaatagAAGCCCAGAGTTAGGTGTTGCTGATATTGGTTATGTTGCTCAGGGGTGTTGGAAAGGATCTAGGTTTTCTCTACTTTTGCATTCCACTATGAGCTTGTTGACTTTTCATCAAATGATTTTCATGGTTGTAAGATGGTTGCCATAGCTCCGGACATCACGACCACATTGAAGGCAAGAAGAGGGGTAGGGAGAAGCCACAAACTCTCCTTCCACAGGAAATAAAACCTTTCCCAGAAACCCCTCATTGGGATTCCCTTCTACTAATTGGTCAGAACTGTATCACCtgaccatacatagttacaaagaAATTTGACAAAGCAAGTATTTGGCTTTCTTGCTTCTAGAGTGGAAGCTATTAATGGTGAAGAGGTTGAGAATAGCTTTAGAGTTTGCCATCAGTGCCTGCCACACTAGAGACTGCCCTgttaaagttttaatgtttatctttctagtgtttgtttccatatttctctctctgtatttataagacCCAAGTATTTCTAAAACCCTTAGACTCACATTGTACTCGTCCTGCTGCTGATTCTAATTCTGATTTCTCTCTCACAGGGCTAAAGATCTTTCTTACTGCCAGTATGCTATGAAGCAACATTTGAGGAAAGCAGATACCTACGGGAGCCTTCTCTGAAATCTCTTCCCGGCTTAATGTGCAGATGTGGGATCCTGCCAGCCCCAGAACTCTCTGGGGAGCAAGAATTTCTGTTTCAGATTATCAGTTCTGCTCTTTGAGTTCCCAGAGTTTTCTGGAAGCAACAGATCCCAGTGCAATGGCATGACCAAGATTATCTGGCTACCATTTTGGTTTCTCCTAAATTCATTGTTGTATGGCTCCAAGTGTACTTCTCCCGCACCCATCAtgtgcctgacacagagcagcCCTCAATAAATTATTTGTCATATGACTGACCAACTTAGCCTTTGACAAGATTCCTGCTGCTCTTAAAGAAACAGTGTCACAGTAATGGTGGCCCCAGGGTATGAATAAAACACTTAGACCTATAGACTACTTTTGTACAAACACTTCCAAGAGCCCTGTTGGTGAGTAGGAGCTCTGGATGGGGCAGGACCCCAGTGTTTCATGGAGGGTTGCAGTGCTTGATGGCAACACCCTTTGGAAAGTGTTTTGGTTTCCTGGAAATTTTCAGGGAACCAAcatctctcttccttccaggAACTTTCTTGGAACTCGTCTAGGATTCACACTGTTCACAAAGTTATCACCATCCCACCTTGCCCTCCATCCTCCATAAAGTCCTGatgacagagggagaagagggagatgaAAGTTTTAAATGTAGGTGTCCTCTGTGCTCACTTTGGctgcacatatactaaaattggaccATGAAATGTAGAGTCCCCCCTTCCATGACCATTCTAATACCTCCcgactcaaagtgtggtctgtggaccagaTACATCAGCATCACCTTGTTAGAAAAGTAGGATCTCAGGACCCACCTCATATTGGCTGAACCAGAACTTGCATTTTAATGAACGCCCAGGGGATTTGTGTTgtacacatgaatgaatgaatgttctagaatattctggaatattcttcagtTTGCCATAATTATAGCAGAGCTTGTCCTTAGAACCAGAAAGGGAAGTATCTTCTTGGCTTTTGGACTTTGCATCTGCCATTCCTTCTTCCTAGGACACCTTTCCTCAAAATCTGGCTAATTTCTACCTTTTCTTGAGCCTCAGTCATCACCTCCATGAAGGAGCATTCTATGAATCTTCTGAAGTAGGATTAGATGTGCCTCTCTGTGTGTCCTGAGGGCTTCATGCTTCCTAGCCGTgtattaaaatttctctttctctccagcatCTCCAGCTTAAAGTGAGCTCCTATAATTACAGGGAATTATTCTAGTAGATTCTCCTTAAGtatgtgaatgaatgagcaaatgaatgattACTCTCTATTTTGagggtaaggaaactgaggtcagagaggttaaataactttctcAACATCACACAGCCTCAGGTGGCCTGAGCTAGGCTGTGAGCTCTTTGACCCAGAGCTCCTCTTCCAGACTCCTTGTTCCTCGCCTTCTCTTCCTTTGACCCCAGAAATTTTTAGTTTGAGGATACAGAGGGAAAGACTAGATATTTACTTTGAGTCAAGTTACCACCTAAGATTCAGTTACTAGTAATGATCATGTGTTGGGCAATTTGATAACATTAACTTGGgtctcagtctttttttaaaatgttttattttgggacgcctgggtggctcagtcagttgagcatccgactttggctcaggtcatgatcttgtagtccgtGAGTTCCGGccatgtgtcgggctctgtgctgacagcgcagagcctggaacctgcttcgaattctgggtctcccctctctctctccccactcatgctctgtctctctctctctctctctgtcaaaaataaacaaacattaaaaaattttaagtttgttttattttttttatttgttaacgtttattttattttgagacagagacagagtgctattgggggtggggcagagagagagggagacacagaatccgaagcaggctccaggctccaagccatcagcacagagccgacgcagggctcgaactcatgaaccgtgagctcatcacctgagccgaagtcagatgttcaaccgactgagccacccaggtgcccggaggCTCagtccttttattatttatggcAGTCACAGTTTGAGAAGGAAGCTGACATGTGAGTTCATCTAAGGTAGATTGGTCTTCAGGGCTTGGCTTGTCCATAGCGTTCAATACAGAGGCGACAGTTCTACGGGGTATTGAAGCAAGAGACGGCAGGACTCCTACCCAACACCACTTGCGGTAGGTTGATCGCACCCATGGCCTCAAGAGGTGGCCTGTAtctcttcccaccccttccccattaCTTGTAACCTCTTTCTGCTCTCACTCTGGCTTGGCCTTAACACCTGCTTTGGTCAAGAGAATGATCAAAGACAGAGGGTTTTGAAATTGGGTGTGCATTCCTTCTTGCTCTCGACATGATTAGTTTTCCTTGTTCTTGCGTCCCTGCCTCCGCCCTGAGAACATACCCCACTCACACTGCTGGAGGGGTGTGAGAGACACGGAGGAGATCTACATCATCCCGTTATACCAGCTGGGGCTGTCCTCAGTCAGCCAGCTGGCTGACTTGTAGCACACGTGAGTGAGCCCAGCTAAGATTAGCAGAGCTGTTCAGCCAACCCATAGACTCAGGAGTAGCAAGCAAGTATCATTGCTTTAAGCATGGAGTTTCACAAGTGGTTTTCTCTGAAGTGTTATTTGTAGTAATCACACTTCAAATACAGTAACCAATGGCTCATAACATTTTGTATTTAACTGCAACAATTTGGAACCTATGAGAAGAAGGatttgggtcttcatttcctcTTCACTATCAGGACCTATACATTTGTGATGCTTAAAGTTCTTTCTGATACAAGACTTGCACAAAGCTTGTCATTACAACAGTGTTTACGTGTTGCTCTAAAATACAGTCACCTAAGGAACCCTATATTTCTAAGTAAAAACTGTGGCTTTCACGGAAGAATTTTTCTTCCGTATCAAGCTACATTTGGTACAATCCTTGCCCCCTGCAACTTCATGTACCTCCACTAGAGGGACAAAAGGGACTCAAAACCTGCACAGTCCTCAGATCCCATAAATATAAAATCcaatcattcaagaaatatttgttgaccatCTACAGTGTGCTCCCCCCAGAACATAAAGTAGGTGAAAAAACGattgaaaaactgaaaagttaAGGGTATTACAGCTGAAAacagtttaaacattttaattttgtccaAACcagaatttattaaattttactttcttagaTTTAAGGGAAGTAAACTcaataatatttccaaaaatcAAGGTACACTAAGGGGGGGGggtagtggctcagtcggttgagtctctgacttcagcccaggttatgctctcacggttcgtgggttcgagccccgcatcagcacagagcctgcttcagattatctgtctctctctctctctctctgctcctcccccgctcacattttttctctctctctcaaaaataaaacatttgaagaaaattataaataagtaaataaaaagtacattaagAAAGTGTATGTAAGGGCACACATTTTTCTCTTGGCCTCTGGTTCCATTATGACCAGGCACAGTACTGGGTATTCTGGACGCTATCATGGGTTTTCTTTGTACTGACTCTTGTTGTTTTCAATGTTGCGTTGTAGTATTTCTCTTGATTCCTGAAGGGATTCCCTTCTTTAAAACTGCGCTGAGATGAGTTCTGTCTTCTCCTCACGTTTGTGCTGGCCCTGACTATGACCTGACCATGTGGGGGCCAGATTTATAGCTAGTTTCTCAAGAATGGGATATCTTTGGCACACTTTGCTTAAAAACACTTGATTATTAATAATACTCTGTTAGTCACACCTGCCTGATGTAAGGGAAGCCATAATGTGACCATGACAGCTGTCTCATGCCTACCCCAGGGTGACCTAGAACAGGTATGCTATGCTATtgtgagatatttatttattatttattttgcacttGTCACATTGTTAACATCTTTTCAGCTCATCAAgcctttttaaaaggcttttgtgTTGATGGTTGTCTGGTTATCTGTGGTATACATGTGTCATCATGTATTTGATCTGAGCTCTGTCATCTCCAAGTTTTCAGTATAAACAATGCTTTAAGGAAGGTCTTTGAGCTAATTTAAAATGGTCTACTATTTAAGTGCTTTTAAGGGTTACTAGGAGGTTGTGCGTGGAAGAAGCTTGTATGTCTTCCTTAATGTctggttgaaaaaaaacaaacaaacataactgTCCCAAAGCCATCAAAACTTTCCCAAACCATCAAAAAAGCCATTAGAAACACAGTAATTTGAAGTTTACCTTCAGGTGTACCCATAGAGAAGCTTTCCGTCATCACTTCTGAATCATTGGtcacctccctctgcccttaACCTTTCCATTCTATTGTGCTAAGGCTATCAACTTTGGTCTGTTATAATCAGATGTTCACGTGTTTTGTCTCTATCCTATGAGTCCCTTGTCTGATTTATCTCTGTATGCCTATGACCCAGCAGAAGATTGGGCTCACAGATCAAATCTacaatgtttgttgagtgaacgCACCAAGAGAGTGTTGCGTCTGCCTCCACAGTAACAGGACAGTGTTCTGATATTCTGGCCTCTGAAGGACAAGTTCTCTGGGTTTTCCAAATCATTTTCTGCTCTTGCCCAACAACTAAAACAGGACCCTTTATGCTTCCAGTAACAACAATTCCATGCTAATTCCATTACGAGCACTATTTCTAAATGACAATAGGTGACTTAGGGAAGGTTTcctaaaagcagagcctgagacaaggattttGGTGTCCATGATTTATTGAGGGAGTGctctgagaagagagaaagggagggaagcaggatgtGGTAGAGAGGGACCTGGGTTCAGCCCAatcccacattgagctctgatGCCTGTATTGCACCTC contains these protein-coding regions:
- the ADGRE1 gene encoding adhesion G protein-coupled receptor E1; this encodes MLVEAVMLFLMVRNLKVMNYFSSRNIKMWYLCAFGYGLPGLVVAVSAGVQPQGYGMRNRCWLNTETGFVWSFLGPVCAIILINSILLTCTLCILRQKLSSVNAEVSTLKDTRLLTFKAFAQLFILGCSWVLGIFQIGSMASIMAYLFTIINSLQGTFIFIIHCLLNRQVREEYRKCITRKTKRSPESQTSGMLLSSVPSTSKSG